TAAGGCTTGCGGAATTATTTCCCCATTGCTCTCCCCACCATTGCCAAGGATTGATAGCTTGTGTTACATCGCCTGAAAAAGGACTTTTAAATTTAGCGTTCATATTTTTTTACCCCCATAATGCTTAAAGAATCTGAAACTTCCGTAAAGAATTATAAAATTATAGCAAATTAATATAAACACAATAGGGATTTTTACTTGGAGAAAACTTTTGAGCTAGAAACCTTTTCGCCCTCTTCGTTTAAAAGCTCCTGCCATTTTGAGGAATTACCCGAAAATCCTCCGCCATTTAGGATTTCGTCTTTAATCTCTTTTTCAAAATCTTCTTCTGTAAAATTGACAGGCGACTCAACGCCGCTTACCTGTCTGACAAAAATATCCCTAGGGGATTTTTCCGGATATCTTTGAACTACCTTATTAACCCATGTTTTTTTATTTGATGACTCTACATCAGGCAAATAAGCACGCTTTTTAAGAGGTCTTATGCTTTCATCATAAGGTACGGCTAGACCGGATTCTTTTAACTTTTGGTTTACCCGATCTGCCATTTCTTGAACAAGTACCGGGTTATTTGCATTATCTTTATAAACCGAAAACTCACGCAAAGCCTGAGAAGTTTTTTTATAAAACTCCTTATCAAGGACGCTTTTTTCTAATAATTCTCCGTTTTCATCTGCAAGTTTATAGCCGTTAGCAAGAAGCGTTTCGTTGACTGTTGCGATAATTGACTTTTTTCCGTCTTTTCCAGAACTTTTATAATAAGGTTTTAATGGCTCTAAAAAGCTTCTGTAATCTTTATTGCCTGCTTTTTTATTAATATCCCCACCCCTTCCTTTGAATATAATCCGTTCTTTTATAATGTTATCGGCATCGCCTTTTATATTTGATTTACCTATGGATTCCATAAACTTATAACTCCCTATGCGGTTCTAATATCTTCCGAAAACACGGCAGTATTATTTATAAATCGTCTACAAGTCAAGTATTTGCAACTAAAAAGACTGAAATTATTTGTAACCGCTTGCAATTAATTATCAATAATGCTACATGTACGAATAATTTTATATTGATAGCAAAATAAATGCATAAATATTTCAATCCGGGAAAATTTGGCAGGATTGCCGATAGGGTTCTTCCTTTTGCGGCAGGTCTGACGGCTGTTTTGATGATATCGGGATTGTACTATGCCCTTATAGGCTCTCCGCCTGATTACCAGCAGGGTGAATCCGTCCGTATCATGTATATACATGTTCCTGCGGCAACTATGGCACTTGGTGTTTATACCTTCATAGCCTTAGTTTGTGCAGCATCACTAATATGGAAAAACCCTTTATCGGACATGATAGCTATATCGGCGGCTCCCATAGGGGCGGGATTCACTCTAATCTGCCTTATTACAGGCTCGCTTTGGGGTAAGCCGATATGGGGAACTTGGTGGGTGTGGGACGCACGCCTTACTTCCGTTTTAATATTGCTCTTTTTCTATCTTGGTTATATGGCACTTTATAACGCTTATGACGACAGACGGCGTGCGGGACAAACCTCGGCAATTTTAGCACTTGTAGGCTTTATAAACGTACCTATAGTAAAATTTTCCGTTGACTGGTGGAACACCCTACATCAGCCGGCAAGCATCGTTCGTATGGGCGGACCTAAGATAGACCCTTCTATGATGACACCTTTGATAATAATGTTTCTTGCGTTTATTTCTTTCTTTATAACCGTGTTGATATTAAGGGTAAAAGTTGAAATTTTATCACTAAAACAAGAAAGATTAAATTTAGGTAAATAAATTCCTTTACATCGGTGCAATAAGAATATAAACCACAAAATATTGAAGAATTAAATTCCGGAGATATTATGACGTACGTTGTTACAGAAGATTGTATAATGTGCAAATACTCGGACTGCGTAGAGGTGTGTCCTGTTGACTGTTTCTATGAAGGCGAGAACATGTTGGTTATCAATCCCGACGAGTGCATTGATTGTGGTGTGTGTGAACCTGAATGCCCGATTGAAGCTATTCAGCCCGAATCCGAAGAAAACATTCAATGGCTTGAGCTAAACCGTGAATACTCACAGCAATGGCCTAGCATAACTCAGAATAAAGATCCTATGGAAGAAGCAGAAGAACATAAGGGCGAGGCTAATAAATACGAAAAATACTTTAGCGAAAACCCCGGCAAAGGCGATTAATTGCTAAAAGTTATTAAACCTAAATATTAAAAAGGGGCGTTAAAAAACGCTCCTTTTTAATATTTTAGTTTATATTATGTATGAGTTTTTCATTTTCTATTTTACTTATAAGGCGGACAATGCAAGCCTTTCGGCGATTCGGTAAATAGCTCGAAACCGTCCGATGTTACGGCCAAGCTATGCTCAAACTGGGCTGAAAGTGATTTATCCTTAGTCCATACCGTCCAGCCGTCTTTACCGCTCAAGGTTGTTTGCCAGACTCCGGCATTTACCATAGGCTCTATGGTAAAGAACATGCCTTCTTCTAGCACCATGCCCTCACCCGCCTTGCCGAAATGCATTACGGAAGGGGCTGTGTGAAATATTTTACCAAGTCCGTGACCGCAATATTCACGCACAACCGAATAATTATGCTTTTCAACAAATGTCTGAATGGCATGACCTATGTCGCCAAGCGTATTGCCGGGTTTTACCTGTTCAATTCCCAGCATCATCGCATCATACGTGACCTGACAAAGACGCTTGGCTTTTATGGAAGGCTCCCCTACAAAGAACATGCGGCTTGTATCACCGTGCCAGCCATTTAGTTTTGCCGTTACGTCAAT
The Alphaproteobacteria bacterium CG11_big_fil_rev_8_21_14_0_20_39_49 DNA segment above includes these coding regions:
- a CDS encoding heme transporter HemC; the encoded protein is MHKYFNPGKFGRIADRVLPFAAGLTAVLMISGLYYALIGSPPDYQQGESVRIMYIHVPAATMALGVYTFIALVCAASLIWKNPLSDMIAISAAPIGAGFTLICLITGSLWGKPIWGTWWVWDARLTSVLILLFFYLGYMALYNAYDDRRRAGQTSAILALVGFINVPIVKFSVDWWNTLHQPASIVRMGGPKIDPSMMTPLIIMFLAFISFFITVLILRVKVEILSLKQERLNLGK
- a CDS encoding ferredoxin: MTYVVTEDCIMCKYSDCVEVCPVDCFYEGENMLVINPDECIDCGVCEPECPIEAIQPESEENIQWLELNREYSQQWPSITQNKDPMEEAEEHKGEANKYEKYFSENPGKGD
- the map gene encoding type I methionyl aminopeptidase codes for the protein MAKEQITIHTKEDFESMRKAGNLAARVLDYIVDYVQPGVTTNELNDLCHKMTVENGAESAPLGYKGFPKSICTSVNHVVCHGIPNDKKLKNGDIVNIDVTAKLNGWHGDTSRMFFVGEPSIKAKRLCQVTYDAMMLGIEQVKPGNTLGDIGHAIQTFVEKHNYSVVREYCGHGLGKIFHTAPSVMHFGKAGEGMVLEEGMFFTIEPMVNAGVWQTTLSGKDGWTVWTKDKSLSAQFEHSLAVTSDGFELFTESPKGLHCPPYK